DNA from Pseudomonas putida:
ACTGCTTCAGCACCCCGGCGCTGCAGCAGCCGCTGAAACTGGGTGCCGATATCGTGTTCCACTCGGCCACCAAGTTCATCGACGGCCAGGGCCGCTGCATGGGCGGTGTGGTCGCCGGCCGTGCCGAGCAGATGAAAGAAGTGGTCGGTTTCCTGCGTACCGCAGGCCCGACGCTCAGCCCGTTCAACGCCTGGATCTTCACCAAGGGCCTGGAAACGTTGCGCCTGCGCATGCGTGCGCACTGCGAAAGCGCCCAGGCCCTGGCCGAATGGCTGGAGCAGCAGGAAGGCGTGGAAAAGGTGCATTACGCAGGCCTGCCGAGCCACCCGCAGCACGAACTGGCCAAGCGCCAGATGAGCGGTTTTGGTGCGGTGGTCAGCTTTGAAGTCAAAGGCGGTAAAGAGGGTGCCTGGCGCTTCATCGATGCCACCCGGGTGATTTCCATCACCACCAACCTGGGTGACAGCAAAACTACCATCGCGCACCCGGCCACCACCTCCCATGGTCGCCTGTCGCCGCAGGAGCGTGAAGCTGCGGGTATCCGCGACAGCCTGATCCGTGTTGCCGTAGGCCTGGAAGACGTGGCCGACCTGCAAGCCGACCTGGCGCGCGGGCTGGCTGCACTGTGATCGAAATCAGCGGCAGTACCCCAGGCCACAATGGCCGGGTAGCCTTGGTCACCGGTGCCGCGCGCGGCATCGGCCTGGGCATTGCCGCTTGGTTGATCTGCGAAGGTTGGCAGGTGGTGCTTAGTGACCTGGACCGCAAGCGCGGCGCCAAGGTGGCCAAGGCGTTGGGTGACAACGCCTGGTTCATCACCATGGACGTTGCCGACGAGGCCCAGGTCAGTGCCGGGGTGTCCGAAGTGCTCGGGCAGTTCGGTCGGCTGGACGCGCTGGTGTGCAATGCGGCCATTGCCAACCCGCACAACCAGACCCTCGAAAGCCTGAGCCTGGCGCAATGGAACC
Protein-coding regions in this window:
- a CDS encoding O-succinylhomoserine sulfhydrylase, yielding MTDQWDAGRLDSDLEGVGFDTLAVRAGQNRTPEGEHSEALFLTSSYVFRTAADAAARFAGETPGNVYSRYTNPSVRAFEERLAAMEGAEQAVGTSTGMAAILAVVMSLCSAGDHVLVSQSVFGSTISLFEKYFKRFGVQVDYVPLVDLNGWEKAIKANTKLLIVESPSNPLAELVDITALSEIAHAHGAMLVVDNCFSTPALQQPLKLGADIVFHSATKFIDGQGRCMGGVVAGRAEQMKEVVGFLRTAGPTLSPFNAWIFTKGLETLRLRMRAHCESAQALAEWLEQQEGVEKVHYAGLPSHPQHELAKRQMSGFGAVVSFEVKGGKEGAWRFIDATRVISITTNLGDSKTTIAHPATTSHGRLSPQEREAAGIRDSLIRVAVGLEDVADLQADLARGLAAL